A stretch of the Festucalex cinctus isolate MCC-2025b chromosome 20, RoL_Fcin_1.0, whole genome shotgun sequence genome encodes the following:
- the myd88 gene encoding myeloid differentiation primary response protein MyD88 isoform X1, whose protein sequence is MAGCSSAAVDDLSTVPLVALNMTVRKQLSLYLNPRTMVAADWTMVAEAMGFSYLEITNYQTVPNPTERVLNDWQACSTEASVGNLLSILEKVERKDVVEDLRPLMEEDVKKYHESLKKRAIRPLQVPEVDSCIPRTPERSGLTLEDDPDGSPELFDAFICYCKSDITFVHEMIRELEQTDYRLKLCVFDRNVLPGSCVWTITSELIERRGDNNASLLRFLFLDFSSYGFHCGDYVCRCKRMVVVISDEYIESDACDFQTKFALSLSPGARNKRLIPVVYKSMTKQFPRILSFLTACDYTNPYTKTWFWERLAKALSLP, encoded by the exons ATGGCAGGCTGCTCCTCGGCGGCGGTGGATGACCTGTCCACGGTCCCTCTGGTCGCCCTCAACATGACCGTAAGGAAGCAGCTGAGCCTTTACTTGAACCCCCGGACCATGGTGGCCGCCGACTGGACGATGGTGGCCGAGGCAATGGGTTTCTCTTACCTGGAAATCACCAACTACCAGACGGTCCCCAACCCCACTGAGCGGGTCTTGAACGACTGGCAGGCGTGCTCGACCGAGGCCAGCGTGGGAAATTTGTTGTCGATCTTGGAGAAAGTGGAGAGGAAAGACGTCGTGGAGGACCTTCGTCCTTTGATGG AGGAGGATGTAAAGAAATATCATGAGAGTTTGAAAAAAAGGGCCATTCGCCCACTCCAAGTCCCCGAGGTGGACAGCTGCATCCCTCGCACGCCCGAGCGGTCCGGCCTCACCCTGGAGGATGATCCGGATG GTTCTCCCGAGCTATTTGACGCTTTCATTTGTTACTGCAAGAGCGACATCACATTCGTGCACGAGATGATCCGAGAGCTGGAGCAGACGGATTACAGGCTCAAGCTTTGCGTATTCGACCGCAACGTCCTGCCTGGCTCGTGCGTGTGGACCATCACCAGCGAGCTCATTGAGAGGAGGGGAGATAATAATGCGTCATTATtgcgttttttgtttcttgattTTTCTTCTTATGGTTTTCACTGTGGTGATTATGTGTGCAGGTGTAAGAGGATGGTGGTTGTGATCTCAGATGAATACATTGAAAGCGATGCCTGTGACTTCCAGACCAAGTTTGCGCTCAGCCTCTCTCCTG GAGCTCGGAATAAACGACTCATCCCTGTGGTTTACAAGTCGATGACAAAACAGTTCCCGAGGATCTTGAGCTTTCTGACCGCGTGCGACTACACAAATCCGTACACGAAGACCTGGTTTTGGGAACGGCTGGCCAAGGCTCTTTCACTGCCGTAG
- the myd88 gene encoding myeloid differentiation primary response protein MyD88 isoform X2 — protein MAGCSSAAVDDLSTVPLVALNMTVRKQLSLYLNPRTMVAADWTMVAEAMGFSYLEITNYQTVPNPTERVLNDWQACSTEASVGNLLSILEKVERKDVVEDLRPLMEEDVKKYHESLKKRAIRPLQVPEVDSCIPRTPERSGLTLEDDPDGSPELFDAFICYCKSDITFVHEMIRELEQTDYRLKLCVFDRNVLPGSCVWTITSELIERRCKRMVVVISDEYIESDACDFQTKFALSLSPGARNKRLIPVVYKSMTKQFPRILSFLTACDYTNPYTKTWFWERLAKALSLP, from the exons ATGGCAGGCTGCTCCTCGGCGGCGGTGGATGACCTGTCCACGGTCCCTCTGGTCGCCCTCAACATGACCGTAAGGAAGCAGCTGAGCCTTTACTTGAACCCCCGGACCATGGTGGCCGCCGACTGGACGATGGTGGCCGAGGCAATGGGTTTCTCTTACCTGGAAATCACCAACTACCAGACGGTCCCCAACCCCACTGAGCGGGTCTTGAACGACTGGCAGGCGTGCTCGACCGAGGCCAGCGTGGGAAATTTGTTGTCGATCTTGGAGAAAGTGGAGAGGAAAGACGTCGTGGAGGACCTTCGTCCTTTGATGG AGGAGGATGTAAAGAAATATCATGAGAGTTTGAAAAAAAGGGCCATTCGCCCACTCCAAGTCCCCGAGGTGGACAGCTGCATCCCTCGCACGCCCGAGCGGTCCGGCCTCACCCTGGAGGATGATCCGGATG GTTCTCCCGAGCTATTTGACGCTTTCATTTGTTACTGCAAGAGCGACATCACATTCGTGCACGAGATGATCCGAGAGCTGGAGCAGACGGATTACAGGCTCAAGCTTTGCGTATTCGACCGCAACGTCCTGCCTGGCTCGTGCGTGTGGACCATCACCAGCGAGCTCATTGAGAGG AGGTGTAAGAGGATGGTGGTTGTGATCTCAGATGAATACATTGAAAGCGATGCCTGTGACTTCCAGACCAAGTTTGCGCTCAGCCTCTCTCCTG GAGCTCGGAATAAACGACTCATCCCTGTGGTTTACAAGTCGATGACAAAACAGTTCCCGAGGATCTTGAGCTTTCTGACCGCGTGCGACTACACAAATCCGTACACGAAGACCTGGTTTTGGGAACGGCTGGCCAAGGCTCTTTCACTGCCGTAG